The following are from one region of the Rhodopirellula sp. P2 genome:
- the acnA gene encoding aconitate hydratase AcnA, translating into MTADIFGAREQFETGSGSAAMYRLEALQKRGLGQIDRLPFSIRVLLEAVLRNCDGFQISEDDVKNLAGWDAKAVAPHEVPFKPYRVVLQDFTGVPAVVDLAAMRSAMERIGGDPNKINPLIPVDLVIDHSVQVDFFGSEGALVQNVEREFERNKERYEFLRWGQQAFDNFGVVPPNVGIVHQVNLEYLARVVAMGKDEQGPVAMPDTLVGTDSHTTMINGLGVLGWGVGGIEAEANMLGQPLYMLMPEVIGFELTGALPSGATATDMVLRVVEILRAEGVVGKFVEFFGTGMNTMSVADRATIANMAPEYGATMGFFPVDDLTLHYMRQTGRSKENVELVERYCKEQGLFRLDDGPALNYTKTVSLDLSTVEPSLAGPKRPQDRVPLASMKKAFNESLTAPVGASGFGLAPEDLKRTGHVSNNGASSDITHGAVVIAAITSCTNTSNPSVMVGAGLLAKRAAERGLTVPAHVKTSLAPGSRVVTDYLNKAGLSESLDKLGFNTVGYGCTTCIGNSGPLPEPVAKAIQDGDLIASAVLSGNRNFEGRVNPLTKANYLASPPLVVAYALAGTTDIDLVTEPLGKDTNGVDVFLKDVWPSAEEIRETIASCIQPEMFTNEYEAAVAGNELWNAIEAAGGALYPWDEKSTYIHHPPFLDSVTAEAVPDIAPIKGAKVLALLGDSVTTDHISPAGAIATDGPAGRYLQENGVPIREFNSFGSRRGNDRVMVRGTFANIRIRNQLAPGTEGGVTRYLPTGETMSIYDAAMKYQSDNVPLVVLAGKEYGTGSSRDWAAKGTMMLGVKAVITTSFERIHRSNLVGMGVLPLEFAEGGSWQSLGLTGEETFDIDGLSNDLEPRSLITVVATAADGTKTEFQCRVRIDTPVELQYYQNGGILPTVLRNLRG; encoded by the coding sequence GTGACTGCGGATATTTTCGGCGCACGCGAACAGTTTGAAACCGGATCCGGCTCTGCAGCGATGTATCGCTTGGAGGCGCTTCAAAAACGAGGCTTGGGGCAGATTGACCGCTTGCCATTTTCCATTCGCGTGCTGTTGGAAGCCGTGCTGCGAAATTGCGACGGTTTTCAAATCAGCGAAGACGACGTCAAGAACCTGGCCGGTTGGGACGCCAAAGCGGTGGCCCCTCACGAGGTGCCGTTCAAGCCTTACCGCGTGGTCTTGCAGGACTTCACGGGCGTTCCCGCGGTCGTCGATTTGGCGGCAATGCGTTCGGCGATGGAACGAATCGGGGGCGATCCGAACAAGATCAACCCGCTGATCCCCGTTGACTTGGTCATCGACCACTCCGTGCAAGTCGACTTCTTCGGCAGTGAAGGCGCGTTGGTTCAAAACGTCGAGCGTGAATTTGAACGCAACAAAGAACGCTATGAGTTCCTTCGCTGGGGCCAACAGGCGTTCGACAACTTCGGTGTGGTTCCACCCAACGTTGGGATCGTTCACCAAGTCAACTTGGAATACCTCGCCCGCGTGGTCGCGATGGGCAAGGACGAGCAAGGCCCCGTGGCGATGCCCGACACGCTGGTCGGGACTGACTCGCACACGACCATGATCAATGGTTTGGGCGTGTTGGGTTGGGGCGTTGGCGGCATCGAAGCCGAAGCCAACATGCTCGGCCAACCGCTTTACATGTTGATGCCCGAAGTCATTGGCTTCGAACTGACCGGTGCGTTGCCGTCCGGTGCGACCGCGACGGACATGGTGCTGCGAGTCGTCGAGATCCTCCGCGCTGAAGGCGTGGTTGGCAAGTTTGTCGAGTTCTTCGGCACCGGCATGAACACCATGAGCGTTGCTGACCGAGCCACCATCGCCAACATGGCTCCGGAGTACGGTGCCACGATGGGATTCTTCCCAGTGGATGATTTGACGTTGCATTACATGCGTCAAACCGGCCGCAGCAAAGAAAACGTCGAGCTGGTCGAACGTTACTGCAAAGAACAAGGTCTGTTCCGTTTGGATGATGGTCCAGCACTGAACTACACCAAGACGGTTTCGCTCGATTTGTCGACGGTGGAACCCAGCTTGGCGGGCCCCAAACGTCCGCAAGACCGTGTGCCATTGGCATCGATGAAGAAGGCGTTCAACGAATCGTTGACGGCTCCTGTGGGTGCCTCCGGATTCGGGTTGGCTCCCGAGGATCTGAAACGCACCGGGCATGTTTCCAACAACGGTGCCAGCTCGGACATCACGCATGGTGCGGTTGTCATCGCTGCGATCACGTCGTGCACGAACACGTCCAACCCATCGGTGATGGTGGGTGCCGGATTGCTGGCCAAGCGGGCTGCCGAACGCGGATTGACCGTGCCGGCACACGTGAAGACGTCGCTCGCGCCTGGTTCGCGAGTCGTGACGGACTACTTGAACAAAGCCGGTTTGTCCGAGTCGCTCGACAAGCTTGGTTTCAACACGGTTGGATATGGCTGCACGACCTGCATTGGCAACTCGGGACCACTGCCAGAACCCGTTGCCAAGGCCATTCAAGATGGCGACTTGATCGCTTCGGCGGTTCTGTCGGGCAACCGAAACTTCGAAGGTCGGGTCAACCCGCTGACGAAAGCCAACTACTTGGCCAGCCCACCGTTGGTGGTCGCTTACGCTTTGGCGGGAACCACCGACATCGATCTGGTCACGGAGCCACTGGGCAAAGACACCAACGGCGTGGACGTGTTCTTGAAGGACGTGTGGCCATCGGCGGAAGAAATTCGCGAAACCATAGCGTCGTGCATCCAACCCGAGATGTTCACCAACGAATACGAAGCGGCCGTGGCTGGCAACGAATTGTGGAACGCGATCGAAGCCGCCGGCGGGGCGTTGTACCCGTGGGACGAAAAGAGCACTTACATCCATCACCCACCGTTCTTGGACAGTGTCACCGCGGAAGCCGTGCCAGACATCGCTCCGATCAAGGGTGCCAAGGTGTTGGCATTGCTCGGTGATTCGGTCACGACCGACCACATTTCACCGGCTGGTGCGATCGCCACCGACGGGCCTGCCGGACGTTACCTGCAAGAAAACGGCGTGCCGATTCGCGAGTTCAACTCGTTCGGTTCGCGTCGTGGGAACGACCGCGTGATGGTGCGTGGAACGTTCGCCAACATTCGCATTCGCAATCAACTGGCTCCGGGCACCGAAGGCGGCGTGACTCGTTACCTGCCAACCGGCGAAACGATGAGCATCTACGATGCGGCGATGAAGTACCAATCCGACAACGTGCCGTTGGTCGTGTTGGCTGGAAAAGAATACGGAACGGGCAGCAGCCGTGACTGGGCCGCCAAGGGCACGATGATGTTGGGTGTCAAAGCCGTCATCACGACCAGCTTCGAACGCATTCACCGCAGCAACTTGGTCGGCATGGGCGTGTTGCCATTGGAATTTGCCGAAGGCGGTTCATGGCAATCACTCGGGTTGACCGGCGAAGAAACCTTCGACATCGATGGCTTGTCCAACGATCTGGAGCCTCGTTCGTTGATCACCGTGGTTGCGACGGCAGCCGACGGAACCAAGACCGAATTCCAGTGCCGCGTTCGAATCGATACGCCAGTGGAACTGCAGTACTACCAAAACGGTGGGATCCTGCCGACGGTTCTGCGAAACCTTCGCGGTTGA
- a CDS encoding polyamine aminopropyltransferase, with product MIHRAPLHLLYLNVLVIATCGLIYELLAGTLASYLLGDSVTQFSLIIGVYLSALGFGAWLSQYVTSKLARVFIEVELALALLGGFSTPLLFLAFPMIEWFQWLLFSSVIVIGTLVGLELPLLMRILKEHLEFEELISRVLAFDYLGALFASLLFPIFLVPKLGLNRTAIVFGLLNALVGLWGTYLLRPLLAKKGLDGLRGRAFLVIGLLIVGFIKADSITSIAEESTLGGRIVYADTSPFQRIAVTRNDKGFQLFLNGHLQFNSVDEYRYHEALVHPVMSVCKDARRVLVLGGGDGLAVREILRYDHVESVTLVDLDPAMTRLATQFEPLAELNGRSLERDRVTVVHRDAFLWVGEGDEQFDAVVIDFPDPGNYSIGKLYSSRFYDMLRERMTNEAGLTIQCTSPLVAPKSYWCILRTMQASGFDVTPYHAPVPTFGIWGFALARIAQDPESESNWRLPPELSADVTGLRYLTPSTMAGLFDLPADQQPRDVPPNRLNDQILVRLYDEEWGNNQ from the coding sequence ATGATCCATCGCGCCCCGCTGCATCTGCTGTATCTCAACGTGCTCGTCATTGCGACGTGCGGTTTGATTTACGAGTTGTTGGCGGGGACGCTGGCGAGTTACTTGCTCGGTGATTCCGTCACCCAGTTCTCGCTGATCATTGGCGTTTACCTTTCCGCGTTGGGTTTTGGGGCTTGGTTGTCTCAGTACGTGACCTCGAAACTCGCCCGCGTGTTCATCGAGGTCGAGTTGGCACTCGCGCTTCTGGGTGGATTCTCCACGCCGCTGCTGTTTCTTGCATTCCCGATGATCGAGTGGTTCCAGTGGTTGCTCTTCAGCAGTGTGATCGTGATCGGGACGTTGGTCGGGTTGGAACTTCCGCTATTGATGCGGATCCTGAAGGAACATCTCGAGTTCGAAGAACTCATTTCGCGCGTTCTGGCGTTTGACTACCTCGGAGCTCTGTTTGCCTCGCTGTTGTTCCCGATCTTTCTGGTTCCGAAGCTGGGCCTGAATCGCACCGCAATCGTGTTCGGATTGCTTAACGCGTTGGTCGGGCTGTGGGGGACGTATTTGCTGCGTCCGTTGCTCGCCAAGAAGGGGCTGGATGGTCTTCGAGGGCGAGCGTTCTTGGTGATCGGATTGCTGATCGTGGGGTTCATTAAAGCCGACTCGATCACCAGCATCGCGGAAGAGAGCACTCTGGGCGGACGCATCGTGTACGCGGACACGTCACCCTTTCAACGCATTGCAGTGACTCGCAATGACAAAGGGTTCCAGTTGTTTCTCAACGGGCACCTGCAGTTCAACAGTGTCGATGAATATCGCTACCACGAAGCATTGGTGCATCCGGTGATGTCGGTTTGCAAGGATGCACGTCGCGTGCTGGTGCTGGGTGGCGGAGATGGTTTGGCCGTTCGCGAAATTTTGCGTTATGACCATGTTGAGTCGGTCACTCTGGTGGACCTGGATCCGGCGATGACTCGCTTGGCAACCCAGTTCGAACCGCTGGCGGAACTCAATGGACGATCGCTGGAGAGGGACCGCGTCACGGTCGTCCATCGAGACGCTTTCCTGTGGGTGGGCGAAGGCGATGAGCAATTCGATGCGGTCGTGATCGACTTTCCCGACCCAGGCAATTACTCGATTGGCAAACTGTATTCCTCGCGGTTTTACGACATGCTTCGCGAGCGGATGACCAACGAAGCCGGGTTGACGATACAGTGCACGTCGCCGCTGGTGGCGCCCAAGTCGTACTGGTGCATCCTGCGGACGATGCAGGCCTCGGGGTTTGATGTCACTCCGTACCATGCACCCGTGCCCACGTTTGGGATCTGGGGCTTTGCTCTCGCGAGGATTGCTCAGGATCCGGAATCGGAATCGAACTGGCGGTTGCCGCCGGAGTTGTCGGCCGATGTCACTGGCTTGCGATACCTGACTCCCTCGACGATGGCAGGGTTGTTCGATTTACCCGCTGATCAACAGCCCCGCGACGTCCCGCCCAACCGATTGAATGATCAAATCCTCGTGCGTTTGTACGACGAGGAATGGGGCAACAACCAGTAG
- a CDS encoding DUF1549 domain-containing protein, producing MIFRPHAFAWKEIVVTDISMITLSTRSPRSPFPHLAVVGLFFFSALGAPPSSAEDEPTPAEEVSSATGLGIGNVSYHRDVLPVLRANCFGCHQAAKQRGEYVMTDFDALVRGGESGEAAVVPGDADASPLVLLITAHDGIAEMPKAPRKPLHETEVATIQRWIQQGAINDSPQPSGPRIDADHPPVYAGPPTLPSIDLSPDGQTLAVAGYHEICLLDPSTGEMQTRMVGMSPRINTVRFSPDGKRIAAAGGTPGELGELQIWNTATGEQELSKQITFDTITGLSWSPDGSKIAIGANDNTVRALDASSGEQVLFQGAHEDWIRDTVFTSDGKHLVSVARDMTCKLTEVETERFIDNVTSITPGALSGGLSSVAMHPTRDEIIVGGADGVTQVYRVFRQTKRQIGDDANLIRNLPRLNGRIRQVVVNPAGTHLAAVATIDGHSELRVWKYDFTGELTDLLKSILSKRVANRSANGQKLVEETINEPVTQTLRFELPGAAAYAIELTDDGSVFVAANDGLIRHLDPTGKLVRSFPAVPQSDATSEEASHASAPELNFTSDAAANQDASPESPVNLSELVGLSVVPERISLTSPYDYVQLIAIATLADGSTVDVTRQITIPESEDYVASPSGLIRPQRNATNEITITLGSHQQTLPIEITGQADFDVDFIRDVNPVLSRLGCNQGTCHGAQKGKNGFRLSLRGYDPIFDIRALTDDLAGRRINPAAPNDSMMLRKPLGITPHEGGSLMKEGDPYHAVLHRWIADGVKLDLDTPRVAALEVFPQNPVVQSTDARQQVRIVATYVNGESRDVTQEAFVSSGNTEVATAEAGGMLRAVRRGEAPVLARFEGAYAATTLTVMGDRSGYEQAKVDSWGRIDELVAQKWDRMKIMPSEVADDATFLRRVHLDLTGLPPTSQTVREFLADETPSQLKRQAIIDRLIGNEDFVEYWTNKWADLLQVNRKFLGVEGTKLYRDWIRKAVEENRPYDEFAYQILTASGSNQTNPAASYYKVLRTPEDTMENTTHLFLGIRFNCNKCHDHPFERWTQDQYFELAAYFAKVDRKKDPKSGDKKIGGTAVEGATPLFEIIADSADSEVQHGRTGENVVPSFPYELPGQAANEPDQQQSRTASPNQQTLVSHSDDPPTRREELAQWMTDPSNPYFARSFVNRIWGYMTGVGLIEPIDDIRAGNPPSNPQLLDYLTDEFIASNFDTRHLMRLIVRSRTYQLSVQSNEWNADDHLNYSHATPRRLPAEVIFDAVHSLTGATSHIPGMPAGTRAAAATDSGVSLTDGFLANLGRPVRETACECERGTDLQLGPVMALISGPTIGTAISDPKNELEKIVAENSTDEAVTEEIFLRALGRHPSDKERAAFATIHDQIKNDHETLVQRLADAESTWKERLPQLESARKEMLAKLADDIAARRDAMADERAKMQAERQTKIDDAAKKFAELEAKLPELVDAFLTEKKAGTEWHPLTPISLSATNQATLSVQPDRSVLASGKQGNGSYVVEFETHLTGITGFRVEALTDPSLPQNGPGRAGNFVVTEITVRASSDEPGSDLAASPSELPAVKIARASADFLQNGFKIESAFDGIDGNQSAWAVSGANGHEHWATFQFAKPIESDGKTRLRFELAQNHNAKEHQLGRFRISVTTAKGEIPLGLSETFAAAERTPAEQRSDALAKAIDQYVSTINPQLKAARDALNQAKRPLPEDSQIVELQTRRKRFEAETPIDPALVQLRANVEQSKTQLTNSRLTAAEDLVWALVNSPAFLFNH from the coding sequence ATGATTTTTCGTCCCCATGCATTCGCTTGGAAGGAAATCGTCGTGACAGATATTTCGATGATCACGTTGTCCACTCGGTCACCGCGATCCCCATTTCCCCACCTAGCCGTTGTGGGACTTTTCTTTTTCTCTGCCCTCGGTGCCCCACCGAGTTCGGCAGAGGACGAACCCACCCCGGCCGAAGAAGTCTCTTCGGCCACGGGTTTGGGCATTGGAAACGTCAGCTATCACCGCGACGTTCTACCGGTCCTGCGAGCGAACTGCTTCGGATGCCACCAAGCCGCCAAGCAACGCGGCGAATACGTGATGACCGACTTCGACGCGTTGGTCCGCGGCGGTGAAAGCGGCGAGGCAGCGGTCGTTCCCGGTGATGCCGACGCCAGCCCGCTGGTTCTGCTAATCACGGCACACGACGGCATTGCCGAAATGCCCAAGGCCCCACGCAAACCACTGCACGAAACAGAAGTGGCGACGATCCAGCGCTGGATCCAACAAGGGGCGATCAACGACTCGCCCCAGCCCAGTGGCCCGCGAATCGATGCTGACCATCCGCCGGTCTACGCAGGGCCACCGACGTTGCCCTCGATCGACCTCTCGCCCGACGGTCAAACGCTCGCCGTCGCGGGCTACCACGAGATCTGCTTGTTGGATCCCTCAACCGGTGAGATGCAAACGCGGATGGTGGGCATGTCACCACGCATCAACACGGTTCGATTCTCGCCCGATGGAAAACGCATCGCCGCAGCAGGCGGCACGCCCGGCGAACTCGGCGAGCTACAAATTTGGAACACAGCGACCGGCGAACAGGAACTTTCGAAACAGATCACATTCGACACCATCACCGGCCTGTCTTGGTCGCCGGACGGATCGAAGATCGCAATCGGAGCCAATGACAACACCGTCCGCGCTCTCGACGCATCGTCTGGCGAACAAGTCTTGTTCCAAGGGGCCCACGAGGATTGGATTCGCGACACGGTTTTCACCAGCGATGGCAAACACCTCGTTTCCGTTGCCCGCGACATGACCTGCAAACTGACCGAAGTTGAAACCGAACGCTTCATCGACAACGTCACCTCCATCACGCCCGGGGCACTGTCCGGCGGCCTTTCCAGCGTCGCGATGCATCCGACTCGCGATGAGATCATCGTCGGAGGTGCCGATGGCGTGACCCAGGTCTACCGTGTCTTCCGACAAACCAAACGTCAGATCGGCGACGATGCGAACCTGATTCGCAACCTCCCGCGGCTCAACGGACGCATCCGGCAAGTCGTCGTGAACCCCGCTGGCACGCACTTGGCCGCCGTCGCCACGATCGACGGCCATTCCGAACTACGAGTTTGGAAGTACGACTTCACCGGTGAGTTGACTGATCTGCTGAAATCGATCCTCAGCAAACGAGTCGCCAATCGCTCCGCGAACGGGCAGAAACTTGTCGAAGAAACGATCAACGAACCCGTCACGCAGACGCTCCGCTTCGAACTGCCGGGCGCCGCCGCCTATGCCATCGAATTGACCGATGACGGAAGCGTGTTCGTCGCGGCCAACGATGGACTCATCCGCCACCTCGACCCGACCGGCAAACTGGTTCGCTCGTTCCCTGCGGTGCCGCAAAGCGATGCGACGTCCGAAGAAGCATCCCATGCTTCCGCCCCCGAGCTCAACTTCACAAGCGATGCAGCTGCTAACCAGGACGCGTCACCTGAATCGCCAGTCAACCTTTCGGAATTGGTCGGACTGTCGGTTGTCCCGGAAAGAATTTCGCTGACGTCGCCCTACGACTACGTGCAACTGATCGCGATCGCGACATTGGCCGATGGATCGACGGTTGACGTCACGCGTCAAATCACGATCCCTGAATCAGAGGATTACGTCGCATCGCCCAGTGGATTGATTCGTCCCCAACGCAACGCGACCAACGAAATCACCATCACGCTCGGGTCGCATCAACAAACACTCCCGATCGAGATCACCGGGCAAGCCGACTTCGACGTCGACTTCATTCGCGACGTCAATCCAGTGCTGTCTCGGTTGGGTTGCAACCAAGGCACCTGTCACGGAGCACAGAAGGGCAAGAACGGGTTCCGGTTGTCTTTGCGAGGCTACGATCCGATCTTCGACATCCGAGCCCTGACGGACGACTTGGCCGGACGGCGGATCAACCCGGCAGCCCCCAATGATTCCATGATGCTTCGCAAGCCGCTGGGCATCACGCCTCACGAAGGTGGCTCATTGATGAAAGAGGGCGATCCCTATCACGCGGTGCTGCATCGCTGGATCGCCGATGGAGTCAAACTTGACTTGGATACTCCCCGTGTCGCAGCCCTGGAAGTCTTTCCCCAAAACCCGGTCGTGCAGTCCACCGACGCTCGCCAACAGGTCCGGATTGTCGCGACCTATGTCAACGGCGAATCACGCGATGTGACCCAAGAAGCATTCGTCAGCTCCGGCAACACGGAAGTCGCCACCGCTGAAGCGGGCGGCATGCTCCGTGCCGTTCGTCGCGGCGAAGCTCCCGTGCTGGCTCGATTCGAAGGCGCTTACGCCGCCACCACGCTGACCGTGATGGGCGATCGTTCCGGGTACGAACAAGCCAAGGTGGACAGCTGGGGCCGCATCGACGAATTGGTCGCTCAAAAGTGGGATCGAATGAAGATCATGCCCAGTGAAGTCGCCGACGACGCCACCTTCCTCCGCCGCGTGCACTTGGACCTGACCGGGCTGCCCCCAACCAGCCAAACCGTTCGCGAGTTTTTGGCTGATGAAACGCCCAGCCAACTCAAACGACAAGCCATCATCGATCGCTTGATCGGCAACGAAGACTTCGTCGAATACTGGACCAACAAGTGGGCGGATCTGTTGCAAGTCAACCGCAAGTTCCTCGGCGTTGAAGGCACGAAACTCTATCGCGATTGGATTCGAAAAGCGGTGGAAGAAAATCGCCCCTACGATGAATTCGCCTACCAAATCCTGACGGCATCCGGTTCCAACCAAACCAACCCGGCCGCGTCGTACTACAAAGTCCTCCGGACCCCCGAGGACACGATGGAAAACACGACGCACCTGTTCCTCGGCATTCGCTTCAATTGCAACAAGTGCCACGATCACCCGTTTGAACGTTGGACCCAGGACCAGTACTTCGAACTGGCCGCCTACTTCGCGAAAGTTGATCGGAAGAAGGATCCCAAATCAGGCGACAAAAAGATTGGCGGCACAGCCGTCGAAGGGGCAACGCCCCTGTTTGAAATCATTGCCGATTCGGCTGATTCCGAAGTCCAACACGGCCGCACGGGCGAGAACGTGGTGCCGTCGTTCCCTTACGAATTGCCCGGCCAAGCTGCCAATGAACCCGACCAACAACAATCACGCACCGCTTCACCCAATCAGCAAACACTGGTCTCGCATTCCGACGATCCACCAACGCGTCGGGAAGAACTCGCCCAGTGGATGACCGATCCCAGCAACCCCTACTTCGCGCGTTCCTTTGTGAACCGAATCTGGGGATACATGACCGGCGTTGGGTTGATCGAGCCAATCGATGACATTCGAGCCGGGAACCCGCCGTCCAACCCCCAGTTGCTAGATTACCTGACGGACGAATTCATTGCCTCGAACTTCGACACCCGGCACTTGATGCGATTGATCGTCCGTTCGCGAACGTATCAGTTATCCGTCCAATCCAACGAATGGAACGCAGACGATCACCTGAACTACTCCCATGCGACGCCGCGACGCCTGCCCGCCGAAGTCATCTTCGACGCCGTGCACTCGCTGACTGGAGCAACCAGTCACATCCCCGGGATGCCAGCTGGAACGCGTGCCGCCGCCGCAACGGACTCGGGCGTATCGCTGACGGACGGCTTCCTCGCCAACCTCGGCCGACCCGTCCGCGAAACCGCTTGTGAATGCGAACGCGGCACCGACCTGCAACTCGGTCCCGTGATGGCGTTGATCAGCGGTCCCACCATTGGCACCGCCATCAGTGACCCCAAGAACGAACTCGAAAAAATCGTCGCGGAAAACTCCACCGACGAAGCCGTGACCGAGGAGATCTTCTTGCGAGCACTCGGTCGCCACCCGTCCGACAAAGAACGAGCCGCTTTCGCAACGATTCACGACCAAATCAAAAACGACCATGAAACGCTCGTCCAGCGATTGGCCGATGCCGAATCCACTTGGAAAGAACGTTTGCCCCAATTGGAATCAGCTCGCAAGGAGATGCTGGCGAAACTCGCCGATGACATCGCCGCTCGCCGTGACGCGATGGCAGATGAACGAGCGAAAATGCAGGCCGAGCGTCAAACGAAGATCGACGATGCCGCGAAGAAGTTCGCCGAACTGGAGGCCAAGTTGCCTGAACTGGTCGACGCTTTTTTGACCGAAAAGAAAGCCGGCACCGAATGGCATCCGCTGACGCCGATCTCGTTGTCCGCCACCAACCAAGCGACCTTGTCCGTCCAACCTGACCGCAGCGTTTTGGCCAGCGGAAAACAAGGTAATGGATCTTATGTCGTCGAGTTTGAGACGCATTTGACCGGCATCACCGGCTTCCGCGTCGAAGCGCTCACGGATCCGAGCCTGCCACAAAACGGCCCTGGTCGAGCGGGTAACTTTGTGGTCACCGAGATCACGGTTCGAGCCAGCTCAGATGAACCAGGCTCGGATCTCGCGGCCAGCCCCAGTGAATTGCCAGCCGTCAAGATTGCCCGAGCCTCGGCCGACTTCTTGCAAAACGGTTTTAAAATCGAAAGCGCGTTTGACGGAATCGATGGCAATCAATCAGCGTGGGCGGTCTCTGGTGCGAATGGGCATGAACACTGGGCCACGTTCCAATTCGCCAAACCAATCGAATCGGACGGCAAAACCCGCCTGAGATTTGAATTGGCTCAGAACCACAACGCCAAGGAACACCAACTCGGTCGGTTCCGAATCAGCGTGACCACAGCGAAAGGCGAGATCCCGCTGGGCCTGTCCGAAACGTTTGCCGCCGCGGAACGAACGCCCGCTGAACAACGCAGCGACGCTCTCGCGAAGGCAATCGATCAGTACGTGTCAACGATCAATCCCCAGTTGAAAGCGGCTCGTGATGCACTCAACCAAGCCAAACGGCCGCTGCCTGAAGACAGCCAAATTGTCGAACTGCAAACACGCCGCAAACGCTTTGAAGCCGAGACACCCATCGATCCGGCTTTGGTCCAACTGCGTGCGAACGTCGAACAATCCAAGACCCAACTGACGAACTCCCGTCTGACCGCGGCCGAAGACTTGGTCTGGGCTCTCGTCAATTCGCCGGCGTTCTTGTTCAACCACTGA
- a CDS encoding DUF1501 domain-containing protein, with amino-acid sequence MLSFKGPRAKDLCDPHLGETRRAFLRVGSASLFGLSLPQILKLQSHQAQAAEASGSGDSNHSGGPGWGKAKSIIMVYLQGGPSQLDLWDPKENVPDNVKSQFKPISTKIPGIKFTENLPRLSQINDKFTMIRSMSYTPNGLFNHTAAIYQMMTGYTTDKVSPSGQLEPPSPKDFPNFGSNIVKMKPMEEPMLPFVMLPRPLQESNVVGKGGTAGFLGKAYDPYTLYPPGDDMDMDKMQRIRTDDLSLRDEVFDVRLQRRANLRQALNEQMPVINQAVEKFELDQNYDRALSLILSGRARDAFQLSAEDDVLRDAYGRNSFGQSCLLARRLVEAGTRVVEVIWPKVANSDNHSWDHHSGLSKRMKDQSAPMLDNGLSTLLEDLDQRGLLEETLVVAVGEFGRSPQRGVSTSGNNNSDDGRDHWPYCYTAVVAGAGMKRGFVYGKSDKTASAPVDNPLHPAELLATIYHSFGIDPETLVYNHLNQPRELVKGHAVTALMT; translated from the coding sequence ATGTTGTCTTTCAAAGGGCCTCGCGCCAAAGATCTTTGCGACCCTCACTTGGGTGAAACCCGGCGTGCTTTTTTGCGAGTCGGCAGCGCATCGCTGTTCGGATTGTCACTGCCTCAGATTCTGAAACTGCAATCGCATCAAGCCCAAGCGGCCGAAGCCAGCGGTTCGGGGGATTCCAACCACAGCGGTGGTCCAGGATGGGGAAAGGCCAAGTCGATCATCATGGTTTACTTGCAAGGCGGACCAAGCCAATTGGATTTGTGGGACCCGAAAGAGAACGTTCCCGACAACGTCAAAAGTCAATTCAAACCAATCTCGACCAAAATCCCCGGTATCAAATTCACCGAGAACCTGCCGCGTCTGTCCCAGATCAACGACAAGTTCACGATGATCCGGTCGATGTCCTACACGCCCAACGGCCTGTTCAACCACACCGCGGCGATCTACCAAATGATGACGGGCTACACGACCGACAAGGTCAGCCCGTCGGGCCAACTCGAACCGCCCTCGCCGAAGGACTTCCCGAACTTTGGCAGCAACATCGTCAAGATGAAGCCCATGGAAGAACCGATGCTTCCATTTGTGATGCTCCCGCGTCCGTTGCAAGAATCCAATGTGGTGGGCAAAGGCGGAACGGCCGGCTTCCTGGGCAAAGCCTACGATCCGTACACGCTGTATCCGCCCGGCGACGACATGGACATGGACAAGATGCAACGCATCCGGACCGACGACCTGTCGCTTCGCGATGAAGTCTTCGACGTCCGCTTGCAACGTCGTGCCAACCTGCGCCAGGCACTCAACGAACAAATGCCAGTCATCAACCAAGCGGTCGAAAAGTTTGAGCTGGACCAAAACTACGACCGAGCACTCTCACTGATCCTGTCCGGCCGAGCACGCGACGCGTTTCAATTGTCCGCCGAAGACGACGTTCTTCGCGACGCCTACGGACGCAACTCATTCGGTCAAAGTTGCCTGCTCGCTCGCCGGTTGGTCGAGGCGGGAACACGGGTTGTCGAAGTGATCTGGCCCAAAGTCGCCAACAGCGACAACCATTCCTGGGACCATCACTCGGGCCTTTCCAAACGAATGAAGGACCAGTCCGCTCCGATGCTCGACAATGGTTTGTCAACGTTGCTGGAAGACCTCGACCAACGCGGTCTGCTGGAAGAAACCCTGGTCGTCGCGGTCGGCGAATTCGGGCGTAGCCCGCAGCGAGGCGTCAGCACGTCCGGCAACAACAACTCCGACGATGGCCGCGATCACTGGCCGTATTGCTACACCGCCGTCGTTGCCGGTGCTGGCATGAAGCGAGGTTTCGTCTACGGCAAAAGCGACAAGACCGCGTCGGCTCCCGTCGACAACCCGCTGCATCCAGCCGAGCTGCTCGCCACGATCTACCACAGCTTCGGCATCGATCCAGAAACGCTGGTCTACAACCACCTCAACCAACCCCGCGAACTGGTCAAAGGCCACGCCGTCACCGCGCTGATGACCTGA